One window of Mesorhizobium loti R88b genomic DNA carries:
- a CDS encoding ATP-binding cassette domain-containing protein, translated as MAERIIELRDIKKSYGQVYALGGVNLSVDRGEVVGLIGDNGAGKSTLIKILCGVVRPTSGEILVRDKPVSGWSAARSRDAGIETVFQDRALAVQQTIVRNIFMGRELTGFMGWLKVNKEIEEASRLMREIGFTSKVFTPHSIVGQLSGGERQGVAIARAIYKQAELIILDEPTTALSLTETAKVFHFVRQVRAGGRSILFIGHNIHHVFDIADRFVVLDRGKVALTADRSQVKSAEELINFMEDVAHPGGLPGLHEAGEAEQQAR; from the coding sequence ATGGCCGAACGCATCATCGAACTGCGCGATATCAAGAAATCCTACGGTCAGGTCTATGCGCTTGGCGGCGTCAATCTCAGCGTCGACCGCGGCGAGGTGGTCGGCCTGATCGGCGACAATGGTGCCGGCAAGTCGACGCTGATCAAGATCCTCTGCGGCGTCGTCAGGCCGACCAGCGGCGAGATCCTCGTGCGCGACAAGCCGGTAAGCGGCTGGAGCGCGGCGCGTTCGCGCGACGCCGGCATCGAGACGGTGTTCCAGGACCGCGCTTTGGCGGTGCAGCAGACCATCGTGCGCAACATCTTCATGGGGCGTGAGCTGACCGGTTTCATGGGCTGGCTGAAGGTCAACAAGGAGATCGAGGAGGCAAGCCGGCTGATGCGCGAGATCGGCTTCACCTCAAAGGTGTTCACGCCGCATTCGATCGTCGGCCAGCTGTCGGGTGGCGAACGCCAGGGCGTGGCGATCGCCCGCGCCATCTACAAGCAGGCCGAGCTGATCATCCTCGATGAGCCGACGACGGCGCTGTCGCTGACCGAGACCGCCAAGGTCTTCCATTTCGTGCGCCAGGTGCGGGCCGGCGGCCGCTCGATCCTGTTCATCGGCCACAACATCCATCACGTGTTCGACATTGCCGACCGCTTCGTGGTGCTCGATCGCGGCAAGGTGGCGCTGACCGCCGACCGCAGCCAGGTCAAGTCGGCGGAAGAGCTCATCAATTTCATGGAAGACGTCGCGCATCCCGGCGGATTGCCCGGACTGCACGAGGCCGGCGAAGCGGAGCAGCAAGCGCGATGA